The following proteins come from a genomic window of Fusobacterium sp. DD2:
- the purD gene encoding phosphoribosylamine--glycine ligase, translating into MKVLVVGSGGREHAICWKISENKDVEKIYCAPGNGGISLLEKGENVNLKGTEELLDFAVKNKIDLTIVGSEELLVDGIVDKFKAAGLKIFGPDKKAAMLEGSKAFAKDFMKKYGIKTATYEIFKDPLKAKEYIKKSDFPLVVKASGLAAGKGVLICKNLEEALKAVDEIMVDKVFNDAGQEIVVEEFLDGVEASILSVTDSNVILPFISAKDHKKIGEKETGLNTGGMGTIAPNPYVTKDVYDTFLKDILNPTLKGIKEEKMDFAGFIFFGLMITEKGVYLLEYNMRLGDPETQVVLPLLESDFIEILQKGLEKKLDTLDVKWSDKSACCVVLASGGYPKKYAKGYEITGLDKVDGMTFVAGAKSEDGKLLTNGGRVLNVVALGKNLDEARKKAYADADKIDFKDKYMRRDIGILYR; encoded by the coding sequence ATGAAAGTACTTGTAGTTGGTAGTGGTGGAAGAGAACATGCCATTTGCTGGAAAATAAGTGAAAATAAAGATGTAGAAAAAATATATTGTGCTCCAGGAAATGGAGGAATATCTCTTTTAGAAAAAGGAGAAAATGTAAATTTAAAGGGAACAGAAGAGCTTTTAGATTTTGCAGTTAAAAATAAAATTGACCTTACAATAGTTGGAAGTGAAGAACTTTTAGTTGATGGTATTGTAGATAAATTTAAAGCTGCAGGTTTAAAAATATTTGGTCCAGATAAAAAGGCTGCTATGCTTGAAGGATCTAAAGCATTTGCTAAAGATTTTATGAAAAAATATGGAATAAAAACTGCTACATATGAGATATTTAAGGATCCTCTAAAAGCAAAAGAGTATATAAAAAAATCTGATTTTCCTCTAGTTGTAAAAGCAAGTGGACTTGCAGCAGGAAAAGGAGTTCTTATCTGTAAAAATCTTGAAGAAGCTCTAAAAGCTGTTGATGAGATTATGGTGGATAAGGTATTTAATGATGCAGGACAGGAAATAGTAGTAGAGGAATTTTTAGATGGTGTTGAAGCATCAATACTTTCTGTAACAGATTCAAATGTTATTCTGCCTTTTATAAGTGCTAAAGACCATAAAAAAATTGGAGAAAAAGAAACAGGTCTTAATACAGGTGGAATGGGGACAATAGCTCCTAATCCATATGTGACTAAAGATGTCTATGACACTTTTCTAAAAGATATATTAAATCCAACTCTTAAAGGAATAAAAGAGGAAAAAATGGATTTTGCAGGATTCATATTCTTTGGACTTATGATAACTGAAAAAGGAGTTTATCTTCTGGAATATAATATGAGACTTGGTGATCCTGAGACTCAAGTTGTACTTCCATTACTTGAATCTGATTTTATTGAGATACTTCAAAAAGGTCTTGAGAAAAAATTAGATACTCTGGATGTTAAATGGAGTGACAAATCAGCCTGCTGTGTTGTACTTGCATCAGGTGGATATCCTAAGAAATATGCAAAAGGGTATGAGATAACAGGACTTGATAAAGTAGATGGAATGACATTTGTAGCAGGAGCAAAATCAGAAGATGGAAAACTTCTTACAAATGGTGGAAGAGTTTTAAATGTTGTAGCTCTTGGAAAAAATCTTGATGAAGCAAGAAAAAAAGCTTATGCAGATGCTGATAAAATAGATTTTAAAGATAAATATATGAGAAGAGATATAGGAATTCTCTATAGATAA
- the purH gene encoding bifunctional phosphoribosylaminoimidazolecarboxamide formyltransferase/IMP cyclohydrolase translates to MKRALISVYDKTGVVEFSKFLIEKGMEIISTGGTYRHLKENGIPVIEVASITKAPEMLDGRVKTLHPVIHGGILAIRDNKEHMNTLKERGIDTIDMVVVNLYPFFKKVNEDISFEEKVEFIDIGGPTMLRSAAKSFKDVVVISDIEDYKVVKEEMEKGEVTFATRKRLAGKVFNLTSAYDAAISNFLLEEEMPKYLSLSYERAMNLRYGENPHQKAAYYVSTTENGAMKNFKQLNGKELSFNNIRDMDVAWKVANEFEEPACCGLKHSTPCGAALGKDVYEAYMKAYECDPVSIFGGIVALNREVDEATAKELVKIFLEIVIAPGFSEKALEVLKSKKNLRVIKCNTKPQDKLNMVKVDGGILVQDEDKEFSNNYTVVTEKEPTPKEMSDLEFGMRIVKHVKSNAIVVAKDKMAIGIGNGETNRIWPTNQAIERAGERVEGAILASDAFFPFRDVVDSCAKAGIKAIIQPGGSIRDKESIDACNENGIAMVFTGMRHFKH, encoded by the coding sequence ATGAAAAGAGCATTGATATCAGTATACGATAAAACTGGAGTAGTTGAATTTTCAAAATTTCTAATTGAAAAAGGAATGGAGATAATATCAACTGGTGGAACATACAGACATCTAAAGGAAAATGGGATTCCAGTAATTGAAGTTGCCTCTATTACAAAGGCACCTGAAATGTTAGATGGAAGAGTAAAAACATTACATCCAGTTATTCATGGTGGAATACTTGCTATTAGAGATAACAAGGAACATATGAATACTTTAAAAGAAAGAGGCATAGACACAATAGATATGGTTGTTGTAAATCTTTATCCTTTCTTTAAAAAAGTAAATGAAGATATTTCATTTGAGGAAAAAGTAGAATTTATAGATATTGGTGGACCAACAATGCTTAGATCAGCAGCAAAATCATTTAAAGATGTTGTTGTAATAAGTGATATTGAAGATTATAAAGTAGTTAAAGAAGAGATGGAAAAAGGGGAAGTTACTTTTGCAACTAGAAAAAGATTGGCTGGAAAAGTTTTCAATCTTACATCAGCATATGATGCAGCTATCTCAAATTTCTTATTAGAAGAGGAGATGCCAAAATATCTAAGTCTATCTTATGAGAGAGCTATGAATTTGAGATATGGAGAAAACCCTCATCAAAAAGCAGCATATTATGTATCTACAACTGAAAATGGTGCTATGAAAAACTTCAAACAACTAAATGGAAAAGAATTATCTTTTAATAATATAAGAGATATGGATGTAGCTTGGAAAGTTGCAAATGAATTTGAAGAACCAGCATGCTGTGGATTAAAACACTCTACTCCATGTGGTGCGGCTCTTGGAAAAGATGTATATGAAGCATATATGAAAGCTTATGAATGTGATCCTGTATCTATATTTGGTGGTATAGTTGCTTTGAATAGAGAAGTTGATGAGGCAACAGCAAAAGAACTTGTTAAAATTTTCCTTGAGATTGTTATAGCTCCAGGATTTAGTGAAAAAGCACTGGAAGTATTAAAGAGTAAAAAGAATTTAAGAGTTATAAAATGTAATACAAAACCTCAAGATAAACTTAATATGGTAAAAGTAGATGGTGGAATACTTGTTCAGGATGAAGATAAAGAGTTTTCTAACAACTACACTGTAGTTACAGAAAAAGAGCCTACTCCTAAAGAGATGAGTGATCTTGAATTTGGAATGAGAATAGTAAAACATGTTAAATCAAATGCAATTGTAGTTGCAAAAGATAAAATGGCTATTGGAATAGGAAATGGAGAAACAAATAGAATATGGCCAACTAACCAGGCAATAGAAAGAGCCGGAGAGAGAGTAGAAGGAGCAATATTAGCATCAGATGCTTTCTTCCCATTTAGAGATGTTGTAGATAGTTGTGCAAAAGCAGGAATAAAAGCTATAATACAACCAGGAGGATCAATTAGAGATAAAGAATCTATTGATGCATGTAATGAAAATGGAATTGCCATGGTATTTACAGGAATGAGACATTTCAAACACTAA
- the purN gene encoding phosphoribosylglycinamide formyltransferase, translating to MFKIAVLVSGGGTNLQSIIDKVKNNELNCKIEVVIGDRKCYGVTRAVEAGIQGYILDRKILKEKLCKTIDKIVSEKNVDLIVLAGFLSIIDKDFVEKWKGKIINIHPSLLPKFGGPGMYGIRVHEAVIGAGEKVSGCTVHFVDAGVDSGEIIKQIRVPVLEGDTPDTLQKRVLVQEHELLPQSIKIIMESRGVC from the coding sequence ATGTTTAAGATAGCAGTTTTAGTTTCAGGAGGAGGAACAAATCTTCAATCTATCATTGATAAAGTTAAAAATAACGAGCTTAACTGTAAGATAGAAGTGGTAATTGGAGATAGAAAATGCTACGGAGTAACAAGAGCTGTAGAGGCTGGGATTCAGGGGTATATCCTGGATAGAAAAATCCTAAAAGAAAAACTGTGTAAAACTATAGATAAGATAGTTTCTGAAAAGAATGTTGATTTAATTGTCCTGGCTGGTTTTTTATCAATTATCGATAAGGATTTTGTAGAGAAATGGAAAGGAAAAATTATAAATATTCATCCATCTCTTTTACCAAAATTTGGCGGACCTGGAATGTATGGAATAAGAGTTCATGAGGCAGTTATTGGTGCAGGAGAAAAAGTCAGTGGTTGCACAGTACATTTTGTTGACGCAGGTGTAGATAGCGGTGAGATTATAAAACAGATAAGAGTTCCAGTTTTGGAAGGGGATACACCAGACACACTGCAAAAAAGAGTTCTTGTTCAGGAGCATGAATTGCTTCCACAATCGATAAAAATAATAATGGAAAGTAGAGGAGTTTGTTAA